The window GCTGCGATGGGCCGGGCGGGCAGGCGCAGCTTCCCGCCCAGGGCATCACCCAGAGCGGTGACGTCCACCGAACCCAGCGCCAGCACACCCGGGGCGACGAATGCGATGATGCGTGCGGCCTCCTTCGCGCCCAGCAGCCACGCCTCCGTGGACAGCGACGGCGCGTCCCCCAGGAACGCCGTGGTCCACGCGAGCCCCGCCGCGGACAGCAGGATCGGTGCCAGGCGCAGCAGCCCACCGCCGAGGGTACGGATCGCCAGTGGTGCCAGCAGCACCGTGGGGAGCAGGGCCAGCAGGCCGCCCTGCCAGGTGTCCACTGCGAAGGAGCCGATCGCGGCGAGGATCCCGATCAGGCTCAGCACCAGCGGGTTCAAGGCGTCGGCCGGGATCCACCGGGCCCGCGGCACGGGGCCGATCCGGCGGTCCGGGGTGCGATCCGACGTGTGGGCCGGGGCGCCGTCGGGATCAGGTGCCGCCTGCCCCGCCAGGTCGAGACGGGCATCGGCCCGCTCGATCAGCACCGGGTCATGGGTGGCGACCAGCACCGCCCGCCCCTCCGCGCGAGCCCGGTCCAGCAGGGTGAGCACGGCTTCGCGTCGGCGTGCATCCAGGCCCACGGTGGGCTCGTCCAGCACCAGCAGATCGGGTTGCTGGGCGAGAGCCGCGATGATGGCGAGCCGCCGCTGCTCCCCACCGGAGAGGGTGTACGGGTTCGCCTCGGCCAGGTGCGCGAGGCCGGCGTCCTCCAGCAGGTGCTCGGCCAGGGCGTCGTCAGTGGCCCAGGGGGAGGCGGTGACCTCCTGCCGCACGGTGGGGGCGACGAAGGAGTGCTCCGGGTTCTGCGGAACCGAGGCGATCCGCTCCCTCTCCGGCAGTGCCACCTGCCCGGCGGCTGGCTTCTTCAGCCCCAGCACCACCTGCAGCAGGGTCGTCTTCCCCGCTCCGCTGGGGCCGGTCAGTGCCGTCATGGTGCCGCCGTGCAGCGCCAGGTCCATCCCGCGCAGCAGGGGTGGCTCCGTTCCTCGGCCCCGCCGCCGACCGGGCCGGCGCACATCGACCCCGGCAAGGCTCGCGACCACGGGACCTGGCTCGGTGGCCTTGCGCGGTACGGGCCCGTCCGCGGCCTGGCCCGCGACAGAGACGCCCGCGTCGATCAGCAGACGCGGGTCCTCCGTCAGCAGCTGCTCGGGGTCGCCGTCGGCGAGGATCGTGGCCTGCTCACCGAGCACCACCAGGCGGTCCACGTGCGGCAGCCACGCTGAATATTCGCCTCGCTGGGGTCCGCTGATCGAGGGTTCGGGTGCCACGTCGCTGCCGTAGCGGTGGCGTCGTTCGGGACCACCAGTGGTGTCGTTGGGGCCGCTCTGTCTACGCTCCTTCCGCCGTGTGTATAGGGCACGCGGCGGAAGGAGCAATCTGGAATGGTACGGAAGATCAGGGCGAAGCTGGTGCTCCAGCTGCGCGCAGAAGGTCTGTCGGGGCGAGCGATTTCGTCCTCGCAGGGCATGTCCCGCAAGTCCGTGAGGGCGGTGTTCGAGGCCGCTGACGCTGCAGGGATCGGGTGGGGCGATATCGCGGACGTCGCCGATGAGCAGGTGTATGCCCGGTTGTTCCCGGGCCGGGGCGAGCACGAGAGCGTGTTCGCACAGCCGGACTGGGAACAGGTCCATCGAGAGATGGCCAGGGTCGGCGTGACGCTGAAGCTGTTGCACGGCGAGTACTTCGACGCGACCACGGCGGCTGGGGATCCGGCGATGGGGTATGACCGGTTTTGCCGCACCTACCAGCACCACGTCATGGTCACCGGTGCCGCTTCGAGAGTCGGTCACAAGGCCGGCCAGAGCGTGGAGGTCGACTGGTCCGGCCCCACGATGGAGCTGGCCGATCCGGTCACCGGCGAGGTCTCGAAGGTGTTCTTGTTCGTTGCCTGCCTGCCTTTTTCTCGTTACGCGTTCTGCTTCCCGGCGCTGGATATGCGCCAGGAGTCCTGGCTGCGAGCGCACGTAGCGATGTTCGAGGCGCTGGGCGGGACGGTCCCGAGGATCGTTCCGGACAACCTCAAGACCGGTGTGGTGAAGCACCCCCGCGAGGGCGAGATCGTCCTGAACGATGCGTATCGCGAGATGGCAGCGCATTACTCGGCGGCGGTGCTCCCGGGGAGGGTGCGGAAACCGAAAGACAAGGCGAGCGTGGAGAACACCGTCGCGCACGTCGCGACCTGGGTCATCGCCGGGCTGCGGGATCAGCGATTCACGTCCCTGCCCGAACTTGCAGCCGCCATCGGGCAGCGGATGGAGGCCTATAACGCGGAGCCGTTCCAGAAGCGGCCCGGATCCCGCGCCAGCGTGTTCGACGCGGAGGAGCGGCCGCTGCTGACGCCGCTGCCGGCGGTGCCCTACGAGATCTCGACATGGCACTACGGACGACGAGTGGGCAGGAACGGGCACGTCACGTTCGCGCGGAACTTCTACTCCGCGCCGTTCGCGCACATCGGCGCGAAGGTCGATCTGCGCATCACGGCCCGGACGCTGGAGATCTATCAGGGCAGCCAGCGACTGACCAGTCACCTGCTGCTCCCGGAGACCGCGAGCAATGAGTACCGCACCAACGACGCGGACCTACCTGCGGGCGAGCGTTTCCAGGCCTGGGACGCGCAGAGGGTGCGGGCGTGGGCAGATCGGGTCGGGCCGGCCACGGTGATCGTGATCCAGCGGATCTTCGAGTCCGTGCCGATCGTGGAACAGGGCCTGGATCCCGCGTTGGCGGTGCTACGGCTCTCTCGCCGCTTCTCCGTAGATCGGGTCGAGGCGGCCTGCGCACTCGCGCTGACGGGACGGGTCCGTTCACCGCGCTATGCGCATCTGCACCCGATCTTGGCCACCGGGCAGGACAAGGTCGCCGCCCTGCGTCCACCCCGCGAGGAACCCGCGGAAGACGGCGGATACGTCCGTGGCGCCGACTACTACGCCGGAGGTGTCCGGTGAGCGTGATCGATAACGACACGAAGCGGAAGCTGCGCGAGATGGGCGCGACCGCGCTGCTGGACGCGATCGATGCCCAGGATGAGGCTCACGTGCTGGGGATGTCGTTCCAGGAACGGCTCCAGCTGATCGTGGACGAGGCGCATTCCATCTTCAATCATGGAAAGGTCGAGGGTCTGATCCGCCGGGCGGGGCTGCGTTATCCCGGAGCGGACCTGCGGCGGCTGGATCTGGTCGAGGAACGGGGACTGAACCGGAACGTGATCGCGCAACTGGCAACCTGCTCCTTCATCCAGCGGCAACAGAACGTGGTCTTCCAGGGCTTCACCGGCTCAGGGAAGTCCTACCTCGGCTGCGCGCTGGCGAAGCAGGCCTGCCAGCACCGGCTCCGAGCCCACTACATCCGAATGCCCGACCTCGAAGAGGCCTGGGCCCTGGCAAAGGACAAGCCGCAGGGCCAGACGAAGTTCCTGCGGAAGTACTCCACGTTCTCGCTGCTGGTGATCGACGAGTGGCTGCTGGACCATCCTGACGAGGGAATGCGTTCGATGCTGCTGGAACTGCTCGAGCGCCGCTATGACACCGGCTCGACCGTGTTCTGCACCCAGTACCCGAAGAAGGACTGGCACGCCCGGCTCGGTGGAGCAGTCCACGCCGATGCGATCATGGACCGCATCGTGCAC is drawn from Brachybacterium muris and contains these coding sequences:
- a CDS encoding ATP-binding cassette domain-containing protein; this encodes MAPEPSISGPQRGEYSAWLPHVDRLVVLGEQATILADGDPEQLLTEDPRLLIDAGVSVAGQAADGPVPRKATEPGPVVASLAGVDVRRPGRRRGRGTEPPLLRGMDLALHGGTMTALTGPSGAGKTTLLQVVLGLKKPAAGQVALPERERIASVPQNPEHSFVAPTVRQEVTASPWATDDALAEHLLEDAGLAHLAEANPYTLSGGEQRRLAIIAALAQQPDLLVLDEPTVGLDARRREAVLTLLDRARAEGRAVLVATHDPVLIERADARLDLAGQAAPDPDGAPAHTSDRTPDRRIGPVPRARWIPADALNPLVLSLIGILAAIGSFAVDTWQGGLLALLPTVLLAPLAIRTLGGGLLRLAPILLSAAGLAWTTAFLGDAPSLSTEAWLLGAKEAARIIAFVAPGVLALGSVDVTALGDALGGKLRLPARPIAASVAGLVRAGHLGRQWEIITQNRVLRGLGSPASPRLLAGATLALLVDALRGAEQQALAMDARGFATATTRTWALPSPLRWPDAVGIGIGVLLLVWPFVAEMLVG
- the istA gene encoding IS21 family transposase — protein: MVRKIRAKLVLQLRAEGLSGRAISSSQGMSRKSVRAVFEAADAAGIGWGDIADVADEQVYARLFPGRGEHESVFAQPDWEQVHREMARVGVTLKLLHGEYFDATTAAGDPAMGYDRFCRTYQHHVMVTGAASRVGHKAGQSVEVDWSGPTMELADPVTGEVSKVFLFVACLPFSRYAFCFPALDMRQESWLRAHVAMFEALGGTVPRIVPDNLKTGVVKHPREGEIVLNDAYREMAAHYSAAVLPGRVRKPKDKASVENTVAHVATWVIAGLRDQRFTSLPELAAAIGQRMEAYNAEPFQKRPGSRASVFDAEERPLLTPLPAVPYEISTWHYGRRVGRNGHVTFARNFYSAPFAHIGAKVDLRITARTLEIYQGSQRLTSHLLLPETASNEYRTNDADLPAGERFQAWDAQRVRAWADRVGPATVIVIQRIFESVPIVEQGLDPALAVLRLSRRFSVDRVEAACALALTGRVRSPRYAHLHPILATGQDKVAALRPPREEPAEDGGYVRGADYYAGGVR
- a CDS encoding ATP-binding protein, with translation MSVIDNDTKRKLREMGATALLDAIDAQDEAHVLGMSFQERLQLIVDEAHSIFNHGKVEGLIRRAGLRYPGADLRRLDLVEERGLNRNVIAQLATCSFIQRQQNVVFQGFTGSGKSYLGCALAKQACQHRLRAHYIRMPDLEEAWALAKDKPQGQTKFLRKYSTFSLLVIDEWLLDHPDEGMRSMLLELLERRYDTGSTVFCTQYPKKDWHARLGGAVHADAIMDRIVHNTIWIDTGDRNMREHTALPQ